From Nicotiana tabacum cultivar K326 chromosome 22, ASM71507v2, whole genome shotgun sequence, one genomic window encodes:
- the LOC107789463 gene encoding LOW QUALITY PROTEIN: VAN3-binding protein-like (The sequence of the model RefSeq protein was modified relative to this genomic sequence to represent the inferred CDS: deleted 1 base in 1 codon), whose amino-acid sequence MRPNGYNGTAWHAPNTPGGKTVGRWLKERREKKKEESRAQNAQLHAIVSVAGVAASEAAIAVATAAASSTSKDEQMAKTDVAVASAAMLVAAQCVETAEAMGADRDHLMSAISSAVNVRSHGDISTLTAAAATALRGAATLKGRALKEVWNIAAVTPKEKGIGVGTVRKSDQTQTNSNNYSEGLDVEENFLGVCNQELLARGREFLKRTRNGDLHWKIVSVYIHRSGDVMLKMKSKHVGKTITKKKKNVVLEVYKDVPAWPGRHLFEDGEKRRYFGLKTEVRGVVEFECKNQREYEMWTQGVFSLWLLRGRRDFRTN is encoded by the exons ATGAGACCAAACGGATACAATGGAACCGCATGGCATGCACCCAACACGCCTGGTGGTAAGACAGTAGGGAGATGGTTAAAGGAAAggagggaa aaaaagaaagaagagagcaGAGCCCAGAACGCACAACTTCATGCTATTGTTTCAGTAGCAGGAGTTGCTGCTTCTGAGGCCGCAATCGCTGTGGCCACTGCAGCAGCATCGTCCACAAGCAAAGATGAGCAGATGGCGAAGACAGATGTGGCTGTTGCTTCGGCAGCAATGC tggtaGCTGCACAGTGCGTGGAGACTGCTGAAGCTATGGGAGCTGACCGTGACCATCTCATGTCTGCAATTAGCTCTGCTGTCAATGTTCGTTCTCACGGGGATATATCAACTCTTACTGCTGCTGCTGCCACAG CTTTGCGAGGAGCTGCAACATTAAAGGGTAGAGCACTGAAGGAAGTATGGAACATAGCTGCAGTAACTCCAAAAGAAAAGGGAATTGGTGTAGGCACAGTTCGAAAGAGTGATCAAACTCAAACTAATAGCAATAATTACTCCGAGGGACTTGACGTTGAAGAGAATTTTCTGGGTGTTTGTAATCAAGAACTGCTGGCTCGGGGTCGCGAGTTTCTGAAGCGAACGCGTAATG GTGATCTTCACTGGAAAATAGTCTCTGTCTATATTCATCGAAGCGGAGAT GTGATGCTGAAGATGAAAAGCAAACATGTGGGGAAAACTATCACCAAGAAAAAGAAGA ATGTAGTGCTAGAAGTTTACAAGGATGTACCAGCATGGCCAGGAAGGCATTTATTTGAGGATGGTGAGAAACGTCGATATTTTGGATTAAAGACAGAAGTACGAGGTGTGGTTGAGTTCGAATGCAAAAATCAAAGAGAATATGAGATGTGGACTCAAGGTGTTTTCTCTCTATGGTTGCTGAGAGGAAGAAGAGATTTCAgaactaattaa